A single genomic interval of Oreochromis aureus strain Israel breed Guangdong linkage group 12, ZZ_aureus, whole genome shotgun sequence harbors:
- the zdhhc8b gene encoding palmitoyltransferase ZDHHC8B: protein MPNSVGKRFKPTKYIPVSTAATLLVGSTTLFFVFTCPWLTKVISPAVPLYNGLVFLFVLANFSMATFMDPGVYPRADEDEDKEDDFRAPLYKNVEIKGIQVRMKWCATCHFYRPPRCSHCSVCDNCVEDFDHHCPWVNNCIGRRNYRYFFLFLLSLSAHMVGVFCFGLIFVLDHRETLGALHTTVTLVVMCIAGLFFIPVMGLTGFHMVLVARGRTTNEQVTGKFRGGVNPFTKGCCGNVEYVLCSPLAPRYMLDPRKKPHVKIQPPFIRPDLSDRQITIKVSDNGIHSTIISSKSKSSLDGLDDKETQPPLPPKADRYNQLKSQMTSSEESSLSGKTHPSTPAMYKFRPSFGTMPKVHYHTTEEKIVISDDRKPSAILEEGVRGHDYRSEPNLDLPEYANAPLHRTFQSSPLQLDSDPINSRTLSLKQGHGRPEKGQLPALEPRTVTSTPYKSVFSPNNLSNRNGSLSYDSLLNPSISPATASECMAHRGVPSVGFHSPYLSTKMCHIREPDMQRQQVPPTYSPVISPRVVGRQSPHLRDRDPSPVRYDNLSQTIMASIQERKEKEEREKRQMHHGRSQTHIYAQDSGVFDGGYGLPANACYPDGPRGPGSRGPTPPAYGGSRDNLMGVGLMSYGQRTPVLRHAGSTLGRAPRTSPTSLHTDQSSINSSQSRTTGPEGPYRSPAHQPHSPAMPRSPSYSRQKLSYISAHERIDSPRLGGPREAMKVNGQMDCHPSAQGAALSPSRHSNVKKVTGVGGTTYEISV, encoded by the exons GTGCCCCTGGTTGACTAAAGTAATCTCGCCCGCTGTGCCTCTCTACAATGGACTGGTCTTCCTCTTCGTCTTGGCCAACTTCAGTATGGCAACCTTCATGGACCCCGGTGTTTACCCCAGAG CGGACGAGGACGAGGATAAGGAGGATGATTTCCGGGCACCGCTCTACAAGAACGTGGAGATCAAGGGCATTCAGGTCCGGATGAAGTGGTGCGCCACCTGTCACTTCTACAGGCCCCCTCGCTGCTCGCACTGCAGCGTCTGTGACAACTgtgtggag GACTTTGACCATCACTGTCCCTGGGTGAACAACTGCATTGGACGGAGAAACTACCGCTActtcttcctgttcctgctgtcGCTGAGTGCTCACATGGTGGGAGTGTTCTGTTTTGGCCTCATCTTTGTCCTTGATCACAGAGAAACGCTGGGAGCGCTGCACACCACTGTCAC TTTGGTGGTGATGTGCATAGCGGGTCTTTTCTTTATTCCAGTCATGGGACTCACAGGTTTTCACATGGTGCTCGTAGCTCGAGGTCGAACAACCAACGAACAG GTGACGGGCAAGTTTCGTGGAGGAGTAAATCCTTTCACCAAGGGTTGCTGTGGCAACGTGGAGTACGTTTTATGTAGTCCCCTAGCACCCAG GTACATGCTGGACCCCAGGAAGAAGCCACACGTCAAAATTCAGCCCCCGTTCATCAGACCAGATCTCTCAGACAGGCAAATCACCATCAAAGTCAGCGACAACGGTATCCATAGCACCATCATCAGCTCCAAG TCCAAAAGCAGCCTCGATGGTTTAGATGACAAGGAAACCCAGCCGCCGCTGCCACCCAAAGCTGATAGGTACAACCAGCTTAAAAGCCAGATGACCTCCAGTGAAG AGAGTTCCCTGTCTGGTAAGACCCACCCATCCACTCCAGCCATGTACAAATTCAGGCCATCCTTTGGCACCATGCCCAAGGTCCACTACCACACTACAGAGGAGAAG ATTGTCATATCTGATGACCGGAAGCCCTCAGCCATCCTGGAAGAAGGTGTTCGTGGTCATGACTATCGATCTGAGCCGAACCTGGACCTGCCTGAATATGCTAATGCTCCCCTCCACCGCACTTTTCAGTCCTCGCCCCTCCAGCTGGATTCAGACCCCATCAACTCCCGGACTCTCAGCCTAAAGCAGGGTCATGGCCGGCCAGAGAAGGGCCAGCTCCCAGCACTGGAGCCACGGACAGTCACTTCAACCCCCTACAAGAGTGTCTTCTCTCCCAATAATCTCTCCAACCGCAATGGTAGTCTATCCTATGACAGCCTGCTCAACCCCAGCATTTCCCCAGCTACTGCCAGTGAGTGCATGGCCCACCGTGGTGTTCCCTCTGTGGGGTTCCACTCACCCTACCTGTCCACCAAAATGTGCCACATCCGGGAACCTGATATGCAGAGACAACAGGTCCCCCCTACCTACAGCCCAGTGATATCCCCCAGAGTGGTGGGCAGACAGTCCCCTCACCTGAGGGACAGAGACCCATCTCCGGTGCGCTACGACAACCTCTCCCAGACCATCATGGCATCCATCCAGGAGCgaaaggagaaggaggagagggagaagcGGCAGATGCATCACGGGCGCTCTCAGACCCATATCTATGCCCAGGACTCTGGTGTCTTTGATGGGGGTTATGGCCTGCCTGCCAATGCTTGCTACCCAGATGGGCCTCGTGGCCCTGGGTCAAGAGGCCCAACACCTCCAGCCTATGGAGGCTCCAGGGACAACCTAATGGGGGTTGGACTGATGAGCTATGGTCAAAGAACCCCAGTGCTGCGTCATGCTGGCTCTACACTGGGCCGTGCACCTAGGACTTCACCCACCTCCCTGCACACAGATCAAAGCAGCATCAACAGCAGCCAGAGCAGAACCACAGGCCCAGAGGGCCCCTATCGCTCCCCGGCCCACCAGCCCCATTCCCCCGCTATGCCCCGTTCCCCTTCTTACTCCCGCCAGAAACTCTCTTACATCAGTGCTCACGAGAGGATAGACTCACCTCGTCTAGGGGGCCCAAG AGAGGCCATGAAAGTTAATGGGCAGATGGACTGCCACCCGAGTGCCCAGGGTGCCGCCCTCAGTCCCAGTCGCCACAGTAACGTCAAAAAGGTGACAGGCGTAGGAGGCACCACATATGAGATATCAGTGTGA
- the ranbp1 gene encoding ran-specific GTPase-activating protein isoform X2, with protein MRAKLYRFASENDPPEWKERGTGDVKLLKHKEKGTIRLLMRRDRTLKICANHHILPMMELKPNAGSDRAWVWNTLADYADECPKPELLAIRFLNAENAQKFKVKFDECKEEVRKHLEQTGNTDSANKVAEKLEELSVKDKASEEKKEEEKKETEKKDEKEEVKDEKN; from the exons GCGGGCCAAACTATATCGTTTTGCCTCTGAAAACGACCCGCCAGAGTGGAAGGAGAGAGGAACTGGAGACGTCAAGCTgctgaaacacaaagagaagGGCACAATCCGCCTCCTGATGAGGAGAGATCGAACTTTAAAGATCTGTGCCAACCATCACA TTTTACCAATGATGGAGCTGAAGCCCAATGCTGGCAGTGACAGAGCATGGGTGTGGAACACACTAGCTGATTATGCAGATGAATGCCCCAAACCCGAACTTCTGGCAATCCGCTTTTTAAATGCTGAAA ATGCTCAGAAGTTCAAGGTGAAGTTTGATGAGTGCAAGGAGgaagtcagaaaacatctagAGCAAACAG GCAACACCGACAGTGCAAACAAGGTGGCAGAGAAGTTGGAGGAACTCTCTGTGAAAGACAAGGCATCAGAGGAAaagaaggaagaggagaaaaaggagacTGAGAAGAAAGATGAGAAGGAGGAGGTGAAAGATGAGAAGAATTGA